In the genome of bacterium, one region contains:
- a CDS encoding MEDS domain-containing protein — protein sequence MKNKNRKSGINIIGDIPWGTHICQFYRTREDLIDILVPYYKAGLENNEFCIWIVSEPLRIEEAKEAMRKEVVNLDDYLRKGQIEIIDAVEWYAGSGRFSMDMVLKNWAEKEQQAVEKGFDGIRASEDTFWLEKNDWPDFINYEKKVNKVIDESMIIAICTYSLDKCGHGEIIDVVSNHQIIIIKEDGEWKRIEISSLKESKEKLENQKLALEQKNLALKEVIEHVDRTKNKLKENISINVSETILPVLERLKTKGVSSKHVDVLHRYLEELTSSFGSKITQKSFSLTPREIEICNMIRKNFNNKEICDFLNISLQTVEMHRKNIRKKLNISNKNINLTSYLQGM from the coding sequence ATGAAAAATAAAAATAGAAAAAGCGGAATTAATATTATTGGAGATATCCCGTGGGGAACACATATTTGCCAATTTTACCGGACAAGGGAAGATTTAATTGATATTCTGGTTCCTTATTATAAAGCGGGATTGGAAAATAATGAATTCTGTATATGGATTGTTTCCGAACCTTTAAGAATTGAAGAAGCAAAAGAAGCCATGCGGAAAGAAGTAGTGAATTTAGATGACTATTTGAGAAAAGGACAGATCGAGATAATTGATGCTGTCGAGTGGTATGCCGGATCAGGAAGATTCAGTATGGATATGGTATTAAAAAACTGGGCGGAAAAAGAACAACAGGCTGTAGAGAAAGGCTTTGACGGTATTCGCGCCAGCGAGGATACGTTTTGGCTGGAGAAAAACGACTGGCCTGATTTTATCAATTATGAAAAAAAGGTAAATAAGGTAATTGATGAATCTATGATTATTGCTATTTGTACGTATTCTCTTGATAAATGCGGACATGGAGAAATTATAGATGTGGTTTCAAATCATCAAATTATCATTATTAAAGAAGACGGCGAATGGAAACGCATTGAAATATCGTCCCTGAAAGAGTCTAAAGAAAAACTGGAAAACCAAAAATTGGCTTTAGAACAAAAAAATTTAGCCCTTAAGGAGGTGATAGAACATGTTGATAGGACAAAAAATAAGTTAAAGGAAAATATTTCAATCAACGTGAGTGAAACAATATTGCCGGTTTTAGAAAGGCTGAAAACAAAAGGCGTGTCTTCAAAGCACGTTGACGTGCTTCATCGTTATCTGGAAGAGTTAACATCTTCGTTTGGTTCTAAAATAACACAAAAAAGTTTCAGCCTGACACCCAGGGAAATTGAAATTTGCAATATGATAAGAAAAAATTTTAACAATAAAGAAATCTGCGATTTTCTGAATATATCACTCCAGACAGTTGAAATGCACCGCAAAAATATAAGAAAAAAATTAAACATATCTAATAAAAATATTAATTTAACCTCTTATCTGCAAGGAATGTAA
- a CDS encoding PilZ domain-containing protein: MERKAEQKKSVPIKKRESLRLKENIFICGRLNSNPTPTHTEFKAITGDISSNGLMFEFEKEIPLRSKLEVYIYQPISFDKKMLFFIPVFARTAWIKQIEKDNFEEGENRYKVGIEFLRIKDDDREKITRFISGKRK, from the coding sequence ATGGAAAGAAAAGCAGAACAAAAGAAATCCGTTCCCATCAAAAAAAGGGAGTCGTTACGTTTAAAAGAGAATATTTTTATATGCGGCCGTTTAAACTCAAATCCCACACCCACACACACAGAATTTAAAGCAATTACTGGAGATATAAGCTCTAATGGATTAATGTTTGAGTTTGAAAAAGAAATTCCTCTCAGGAGCAAGTTGGAAGTTTATATCTATCAGCCCATTTCCTTTGATAAGAAAATGCTTTTTTTTATTCCGGTTTTTGCGAGGACCGCATGGATAAAACAAATAGAAAAAGATAATTTTGAAGAGGGAGAAAACAGATATAAAGTGGGAATAGAATTTTTGAGAATTAAAGATGATGACCGGGAAAAAATAACACGTTTTATTAGTGGAAAAAGAAAATAG
- a CDS encoding XRE family transcriptional regulator, protein MKIGKVLREFRARERLTLNDLAQRTGLTTSFLSQVERDLASPSVSSLEKVAEALNTKVSCLFEGMETRGLIFIKKGSHKIPVVEKNKIICESLAPNFLNIKMQPHIFTLGAGAELQKELVYPEGEKFGMILNGRIEFICQDEKFIFRTGDSFYCAYAQKVRKAINIGKKEAKLFWIIFALT, encoded by the coding sequence ATGAAGATAGGAAAGGTTTTAAGGGAATTTCGGGCAAGAGAAAGATTAACCTTGAATGATTTGGCGCAAAGGACAGGGTTAACTACGAGTTTTCTTTCACAAGTTGAGAGGGATTTGGCCTCACCTTCGGTTAGTTCCCTGGAGAAAGTCGCGGAGGCTTTGAATACGAAGGTATCTTGTTTGTTTGAAGGAATGGAAACAAGAGGATTGATTTTTATTAAAAAAGGTTCTCATAAAATACCGGTTGTTGAAAAGAATAAGATAATTTGTGAATCACTGGCACCAAATTTTTTGAACATAAAAATGCAGCCTCATATTTTTACCCTGGGAGCAGGCGCTGAACTTCAAAAAGAATTGGTTTATCCTGAAGGGGAGAAATTCGGGATGATCCTTAACGGCCGGATAGAATTTATTTGCCAGGATGAAAAATTTATTTTTAGAACAGGTGATAGTTTCTATTGCGCCTATGCACAAAAGGTTAGAAAGGCAATAAACATCGGCAAAAAAGAGGCTAAACTTTTCTGGATTATCTTTGCTTTAACCTGA
- the tsf gene encoding translation elongation factor Ts yields the protein MEIKANDVNELRKKTGAGMMLCKKALEEANGSLEKAVEILRKKGVDTAMKKEGRITKDGTIISYIHPGGKLGVLLEINCETDFVAKTDDFQSFAKDIAMHIAASNPLYVRREDIPAEILEKEKEIYTYQLKEQKKPDNIIEKILPGKIDKYCAEICLMEQPFVKTPEISIKNLLTERIAKLGENIVIRRFVRFRLGE from the coding sequence ATGGAAATAAAAGCTAACGATGTCAATGAATTAAGGAAAAAAACAGGCGCGGGTATGATGCTCTGTAAAAAAGCGCTTGAAGAAGCAAACGGCTCACTTGAAAAGGCGGTTGAGATATTAAGAAAAAAAGGTGTTGATACAGCGATGAAAAAAGAAGGAAGAATTACCAAAGACGGCACTATTATTTCTTATATTCACCCGGGCGGGAAACTGGGGGTCCTGCTTGAAATAAACTGTGAAACGGATTTTGTGGCAAAAACCGATGATTTCCAGTCGTTCGCGAAGGACATCGCCATGCATATCGCGGCTTCTAATCCTTTATATGTCCGAAGAGAAGATATCCCGGCTGAAATACTTGAAAAAGAAAAAGAGATTTATACATACCAGTTAAAGGAGCAAAAGAAACCTGATAATATTATTGAAAAAATTCTACCCGGGAAAATAGATAAATACTGCGCTGAAATATGCCTCATGGAACAGCCTTTTGTAAAAACCCCGGAGATTTCTATCAAAAATCTTTTAACCGAACGGATTGCGAAACTGGGAGAAAATATCGTTATCCGGAGATTTGTCCGTTTCAGGCTGGGAGAATAA
- the pyrH gene encoding UMP kinase — MPNTIKPIYKRILLKLSGESLCPSQGSGIDFEIIEKVAQMIKGVKELKVEIAIVIGGGNIFRGMPATKNGMDRTSADYMGMLATVINALALQSALENIGTFTRVMTAIEMPRIAEPYIRRRAIRHLEKGRIVIFAGGTGNPYFTTDTTAALRAAETCADVILKATKVDGVYTDDPKINPNAEKYDELSYIDVIKKRLKVMDSTAITLCMDNKIPINVFNMNEKDVIKRIIQGEKVGTTVK; from the coding sequence ATGCCTAATACCATTAAACCTATATATAAAAGGATCCTTCTTAAATTAAGCGGCGAATCCTTGTGCCCTTCGCAGGGAAGCGGGATAGACTTTGAAATAATTGAAAAAGTAGCCCAAATGATAAAAGGGGTCAAGGAATTAAAGGTGGAAATTGCCATTGTCATAGGCGGGGGGAATATTTTCCGGGGTATGCCCGCAACGAAAAACGGGATGGACAGGACATCCGCCGACTACATGGGAATGCTGGCCACGGTAATCAACGCATTGGCGCTTCAAAGCGCGCTGGAAAATATAGGGACATTCACCCGTGTAATGACAGCGATTGAAATGCCCCGGATCGCGGAACCTTATATACGCCGGCGGGCCATAAGGCACCTTGAAAAAGGACGTATTGTGATATTCGCGGGCGGAACAGGCAACCCCTATTTTACAACAGATACTACCGCGGCGCTTCGCGCGGCAGAAACATGCGCGGACGTAATACTTAAAGCCACAAAGGTTGACGGGGTTTACACTGACGACCCTAAAATAAACCCGAACGCTGAAAAATATGATGAATTATCATATATCGATGTCATTAAGAAAAGGTTAAAAGTCATGGACAGCACGGCAATAACCCTTTGCATGGATAATAAAATCCCCATAAATGTTTTTAATATGAATGAAAAAGATGTAATCAAAAGAATAATACAGGGGGAAAAGGTGGGAACAACAGTAAAGTAA
- the frr gene encoding ribosome recycling factor: MEEKKIYQNMEDHMNKTIETLRRDLASIRTGRASTALLDGIMVNYYETPTPLKQIASISIPESRQILIQVWDKTAIPEIEKAINKSDIGINPVVDGQNIRLNLPPLTEERRKDLVKHVKKMSEDCKVAIRNIRRDANEKIKHAEKNHEISEDDSKRDQDRIQKTTDNFISKIDQLLQIKEKEIMEF; the protein is encoded by the coding sequence ATGGAGGAGAAAAAAATTTACCAGAACATGGAAGACCACATGAATAAGACCATCGAAACATTGCGAAGGGATCTTGCGTCAATAAGGACCGGACGCGCATCGACCGCGCTTCTCGATGGAATAATGGTAAACTATTATGAAACTCCCACCCCTTTAAAACAAATTGCGTCCATAAGTATTCCTGAATCAAGACAGATTCTCATACAGGTCTGGGACAAAACGGCAATCCCGGAAATTGAGAAAGCAATAAATAAATCCGACATTGGAATTAATCCGGTCGTTGACGGTCAAAATATCAGGTTAAATCTTCCCCCATTGACAGAAGAGCGGAGAAAGGACCTTGTCAAACATGTAAAAAAAATGTCTGAGGACTGTAAAGTAGCCATCCGGAATATCCGCAGGGACGCTAATGAAAAAATTAAGCACGCGGAAAAAAACCATGAAATCTCTGAAGATGATTCAAAACGGGACCAGGACAGAATACAAAAAACAACTGATAACTTTATTTCAAAAATCGACCAGCTCCTGCAAATCAAAGAAAAAGAAATAATGGAATTCTAA
- a CDS encoding isoprenyl transferase, translated as MGTKISLDNNYKRKGGVKEENLLKLINPGKMPRHIAIIMDGNGRWARQKGLPRVIGHKAGIEAIKDIIKLSSDLGIQVLTLYAFSVENWHRPKNEVNSLMKLLKTFLRNEIKELHKKNVRIMTIGRIQELPLFAQQEIYSAIEKTKNNTGLVLNLALNYSGRVDILEAVRKIIEKNESPGFNLKEFDEESFNGFLYTSGLPEPDLLIRTSGEYRISNFMLWQIAYTEIWITDVLWPDFRGIHLLEAILDYQKRKRRFGKIHEGEKCLESV; from the coding sequence GTGGGAACAAAAATCAGTTTAGATAATAACTACAAAAGGAAGGGCGGGGTGAAAGAAGAAAATTTATTAAAACTTATTAACCCGGGGAAAATGCCCCGGCATATTGCCATCATTATGGATGGCAACGGACGATGGGCCAGGCAAAAAGGCCTGCCCCGCGTCATAGGGCACAAGGCAGGGATCGAGGCCATTAAAGACATAATAAAATTGTCTTCCGACCTTGGCATACAGGTTTTGACCCTTTACGCCTTCTCCGTCGAAAACTGGCACAGGCCGAAAAACGAGGTCAACTCTTTGATGAAACTGCTAAAAACTTTTTTAAGAAATGAAATCAAAGAACTCCATAAAAAAAATGTCCGAATAATGACTATCGGACGGATACAGGAATTGCCGCTGTTCGCCCAGCAGGAAATATACAGCGCCATTGAAAAAACAAAAAACAACACGGGCCTGGTTTTGAATCTCGCTCTTAATTACAGCGGGCGGGTGGACATATTGGAAGCTGTAAGAAAAATTATCGAAAAAAATGAGTCCCCTGGCTTTAACTTGAAAGAATTTGACGAAGAAAGTTTTAATGGTTTTCTTTATACTTCCGGCCTTCCGGAACCAGACCTTTTAATCCGGACAAGCGGTGAATACAGGATAAGCAATTTCATGCTCTGGCAGATCGCATATACGGAAATCTGGATAACAGATGTTCTCTGGCCTGATTTCAGGGGAATTCATTTACTTGAAGCAATTCTTGATTATCAAAAAAGGAAACGCCGTTTTGGGAAAATACACGAGGGAGAAAAATGCTTAGAGAGCGTGTAA
- a CDS encoding phosphatidate cytidylyltransferase, giving the protein MLRERVITGIIAIPVLTSVIFYSPALLAIFTCAVITIAMKEYYNMEKLPLKIDFKIFAGFSFILCYFALKNNFLFFNIFFIVLLASSGIIRVLHREKTNNNYFLLTSFGNIYITYFFAHLLFLRNIPGLGAKYVFFIFLLVWITDTAAYFIGVNYGKHKLAPAISPNKTIEGAVAGITGAVLITLLARPAFVPAFTIIQCFIIGIIFSVIAQMGDLFESALKRKAGIKDSGNLIPGHGGVLDRFDSLFFTIPGFYYYVKLVLER; this is encoded by the coding sequence ATGCTTAGAGAGCGTGTAATTACAGGGATAATCGCCATCCCCGTCCTTACATCTGTAATTTTTTACAGCCCGGCGTTACTTGCGATTTTCACATGCGCGGTCATAACAATTGCCATGAAAGAATATTACAACATGGAAAAACTGCCTTTAAAAATTGATTTTAAAATTTTTGCCGGTTTTTCATTTATCTTGTGTTATTTTGCGTTAAAAAATAACTTTCTGTTTTTCAATATTTTTTTTATAGTGCTTCTCGCGTCATCAGGAATAATCCGGGTTTTACACCGTGAAAAAACAAACAATAATTATTTTTTATTGACAAGCTTCGGGAATATATATATAACTTATTTTTTCGCGCATCTTCTTTTTTTAAGAAATATCCCGGGACTTGGGGCCAAATATGTGTTTTTCATCTTCCTGCTTGTTTGGATAACGGATACCGCCGCGTATTTTATAGGTGTAAATTACGGAAAACATAAACTGGCCCCGGCCATAAGCCCGAATAAAACAATAGAAGGGGCTGTCGCGGGAATTACCGGCGCCGTGTTAATAACTTTATTGGCCCGGCCCGCATTTGTCCCTGCATTCACAATAATCCAATGTTTTATCATTGGAATTATTTTCAGCGTAATAGCGCAAATGGGCGACCTCTTTGAATCCGCCCTGAAACGAAAAGCCGGCATAAAAGACTCGGGCAATTTAATACCGGGGCATGGAGGTGTTCTGGACAGGTTTGACAGCTTGTTTTTCACTATACCCGGATTTTATTATTATGTAAAACTGGTGCTGGAGAGATAA
- a CDS encoding 1-deoxy-D-xylulose-5-phosphate reductoisomerase: MKHITILGSTGSIGTSTLDVIENAPDDFKVAGLTANTNAELLIRQAMKFRPEIVAVMDNEKAEFVSSVLKGQKTEVVKGIEGLIKVASFEKANLVVSGIVGAAGLIPTVSAIEAGKDIALANKETLVMAGSLILNKAEKKNVKLIPIDSEHNAIFQCMENVNKKYIKNIILTASGGPFLDLDKKKLKDVSPKETINHPRWKMGAKISVDSATLMNKGFEVIEAKYLFNLNFDKIKVLIHPESIVHGVVELIDGNFMAVLSKTDMRIPIQYALTYPERKKGHFPPFNINSVKNLSFREPDMEKFPCLSYAYKAGLTGGTMPAVLNAANETAVNYFLKNKIKFTDISRIIKIVTEKHDTVSNPDLEEILNADSWARKESEKLCF; encoded by the coding sequence ATGAAACATATCACAATACTGGGTTCAACCGGTTCGATAGGCACATCGACATTAGACGTTATTGAAAATGCCCCTGATGATTTTAAGGTAGCGGGGCTCACAGCTAATACAAATGCCGAGCTTCTGATCCGGCAGGCAATGAAATTCAGGCCTGAAATTGTCGCCGTCATGGATAATGAAAAAGCTGAATTTGTGTCATCCGTGTTAAAAGGCCAAAAAACAGAAGTAGTTAAAGGGATTGAAGGATTAATAAAAGTCGCTTCCTTCGAAAAAGCAAATCTTGTTGTTTCGGGAATAGTGGGGGCCGCGGGGTTAATTCCCACTGTATCAGCGATTGAAGCGGGCAAAGACATAGCTTTGGCCAATAAAGAAACGCTTGTCATGGCCGGCAGCCTGATTTTAAACAAGGCTGAAAAGAAAAATGTCAAACTAATCCCGATTGACAGTGAACATAACGCTATATTTCAATGCATGGAAAATGTCAATAAAAAATACATCAAAAATATAATCCTAACTGCTTCCGGCGGGCCGTTCCTGGACCTCGATAAAAAAAAGCTGAAAGATGTGTCCCCGAAAGAAACTATAAATCACCCGCGGTGGAAAATGGGGGCAAAAATTTCGGTTGACTCCGCGACATTAATGAACAAAGGATTTGAAGTTATAGAAGCAAAATATCTTTTTAACTTAAATTTTGATAAAATAAAGGTATTGATTCATCCTGAAAGCATAGTCCATGGAGTAGTTGAATTAATCGATGGAAATTTTATGGCGGTTTTAAGCAAAACGGATATGCGTATCCCGATACAATACGCTTTAACTTATCCTGAAAGGAAAAAAGGACATTTTCCGCCGTTCAATATAAATTCAGTTAAAAATTTGTCTTTCCGGGAACCGGACATGGAAAAATTCCCTTGTCTCTCTTATGCTTATAAGGCGGGGTTAACAGGAGGAACAATGCCCGCAGTTTTAAACGCGGCCAATGAAACCGCCGTTAATTATTTTTTAAAAAATAAAATAAAGTTTACTGACATCAGCAGGATAATAAAAATAGTAACTGAAAAACATGATACTGTTTCCAATCCTGACCTGGAAGAAATATTAAATGCTGATTCATGGGCTAGAAAGGAATCTGAAAAATTATGCTTTTAA
- the rseP gene encoding RIP metalloprotease RseP, with the protein MLLTLISTIFVLGILVLIHELGHFITAKKLNVKVDIFSIGMGPKVFGVTRGETEYRISAVPIGGYVKMAGEDVEEMLKENPDPEIKNDDPRNFNNQTKIKRSLIIIAGSIANIFLGTVIFLLIFITGVPTLTTKIGTVMENSPAERAGIKPNDRITAIDKKPLWKWDEMTKIIQESAGKPLMLTIERDTVNIELEITPETQGKTNIGIIGISSSYDFVKERYGLMTAAAKALEQTWVIGTSIIKGIYLMIAGKIKAEVAGPLGIIKITGEQAKQGFINLLFFTALLGINLGIINLFPVPPLDGGVILFLLIEKIKGSPVKLKHQLIAQQVGWALLLFLLFFASYNDIIKFYLPSIKSLPFWGK; encoded by the coding sequence ATGCTTTTAACTCTAATCTCTACAATATTCGTACTTGGGATTCTTGTATTAATACATGAACTCGGGCATTTTATCACGGCTAAAAAGCTAAATGTGAAAGTCGACATTTTCTCTATCGGCATGGGCCCTAAAGTTTTCGGGGTTACCCGCGGCGAAACCGAATACAGGATTTCCGCTGTTCCAATCGGGGGTTATGTAAAAATGGCCGGCGAGGATGTTGAGGAAATGCTGAAAGAAAATCCGGACCCGGAAATTAAAAATGACGACCCCAGGAACTTCAACAATCAGACAAAAATAAAACGTTCATTAATTATTATAGCGGGTTCTATCGCAAATATTTTTTTAGGAACTGTTATTTTTTTGCTCATATTTATTACAGGGGTCCCCACTCTTACAACTAAAATAGGCACTGTTATGGAAAACAGCCCCGCGGAACGCGCGGGAATAAAACCAAACGACAGAATAACCGCCATAGACAAAAAACCTTTGTGGAAATGGGATGAAATGACAAAAATTATCCAAGAAAGCGCGGGCAAACCCCTCATGCTTACAATTGAAAGAGACACTGTTAATATTGAATTGGAAATTACCCCTGAAACACAGGGAAAAACCAATATTGGTATAATTGGAATCAGTTCATCCTATGATTTTGTCAAGGAAAGATACGGGCTCATGACAGCGGCCGCCAAGGCGTTGGAGCAGACATGGGTAATCGGGACAAGCATAATAAAAGGCATTTACCTTATGATCGCGGGAAAAATAAAAGCAGAAGTTGCCGGGCCTCTCGGCATTATTAAAATAACCGGTGAACAGGCGAAACAGGGATTTATTAACCTCCTGTTTTTTACCGCATTATTGGGTATTAATCTTGGAATAATTAACCTCTTCCCGGTACCTCCGCTGGACGGCGGGGTTATTTTATTCCTGCTTATTGAAAAAATAAAAGGAAGCCCCGTTAAGCTGAAACACCAGCTGATTGCCCAGCAAGTCGGCTGGGCCCTTTTGCTTTTTCTTCTCTTCTTCGCTTCTTATAACGATATTATAAAATTTTATTTGCCTTCAATTAAATCTTTGCCTTTTTGGGGGAAATAA
- a CDS encoding histidine kinase — MFFEQFYALIARAALIMLVFYAVSQVEFFRQIFYPKITWQKRSLVYFCFILFITFSSFGRKPEDIINEVKLQLLPFGLSLFIGLIIINEILSNIEISYEHQEAIQSHRTLEIAGQTLPFLRLGLNQETAKKTAKIILQITDVSAVAITDCKKILAYEGTGADHHHVGESILTKATREVIDTGEIKVIGNKQEIGCPIENCPLSGAVIAPLKSNTEVIGTLKIYQTDLSRITPSKINLAIHLAQLLSIQTELAELEILNQLKTEAELKALRAQINPHFLFNTLNTIASFYRTKPEEARTLLIKFSQFFRKSLKQHENFISLEEELEYIDDYLSFEKARFGKSLVIEKKIDPDTLPYKVPVLILQPLIENSLKHGFDYRDIEKKPDKNIISITTQRGNSEIKITIQDDGVGMPEKDKLNTFDPSRGTGLGINNVYERLKTIYGNEYEPRIESAVDKGTKIILRIPIK; from the coding sequence ATGTTTTTTGAACAATTTTACGCGTTAATAGCCAGGGCCGCCCTGATAATGCTTGTTTTTTACGCCGTCAGCCAGGTTGAGTTTTTCAGGCAGATTTTCTATCCAAAAATCACCTGGCAAAAACGAAGTTTGGTTTATTTTTGTTTTATACTATTTATAACTTTTTCTTCATTCGGCCGCAAACCGGAAGATATTATTAATGAAGTTAAATTACAACTCCTTCCGTTCGGCCTTTCCCTTTTCATCGGTCTCATAATTATAAACGAAATACTGAGCAATATTGAAATTTCCTATGAACACCAGGAAGCCATCCAATCCCACAGGACACTGGAAATCGCGGGGCAGACACTGCCGTTCCTGAGGCTTGGATTAAACCAGGAAACAGCCAAAAAAACAGCGAAAATAATTCTGCAAATCACAGATGTTTCCGCTGTGGCGATAACCGATTGTAAAAAAATTTTAGCGTATGAAGGGACCGGCGCGGACCACCACCATGTCGGTGAATCCATTTTAACCAAGGCCACCCGCGAAGTAATCGATACGGGAGAAATAAAAGTAATAGGCAATAAACAGGAAATCGGATGCCCGATTGAAAACTGCCCCCTGTCAGGCGCTGTAATCGCACCCTTAAAAAGCAACACTGAAGTTATCGGGACTTTAAAAATTTATCAAACAGACCTGTCAAGGATCACGCCGAGTAAAATCAACCTGGCTATACATCTCGCCCAGCTTTTGAGCATACAGACGGAACTCGCGGAACTTGAAATTCTAAACCAGTTAAAAACCGAGGCTGAATTAAAAGCGCTCAGGGCGCAGATTAACCCTCATTTTCTTTTTAACACATTAAACACAATAGCAAGTTTCTACAGGACTAAACCGGAAGAGGCGAGAACGCTTTTAATTAAATTCTCCCAGTTTTTCAGAAAAAGCCTTAAACAGCATGAAAATTTTATTTCACTTGAAGAAGAATTGGAATACATCGATGATTATTTATCATTTGAAAAGGCGCGATTCGGCAAATCGCTCGTGATTGAAAAAAAAATTGACCCGGACACACTGCCTTATAAGGTCCCTGTCCTTATTTTACAGCCTTTAATCGAAAATTCGCTGAAACACGGGTTTGACTATAGAGATATTGAAAAAAAACCCGATAAGAATATAATAAGTATCACCACGCAAAGGGGAAACAGTGAAATAAAAATTACTATCCAGGACGACGGTGTCGGGATGCCGGAAAAAGATAAACTTAATACCTTTGATCCCAGCCGCGGAACGGGTTTAGGGATAAATAACGTATATGAAAGATTGAAAACAATTTATGGAAACGAATATGAACCAAGGATTGAAAGCGCAGTCGACAAGGGGACAAAGATTATTCTCAGGATACCGATTAAATAG
- a CDS encoding LytTR family DNA-binding domain-containing protein, which translates to MDIRALIVDDEKPARDELHFILERIPEIGEISEANNASETLELLKKNDYDILFLDIHMPGINGIDAAKKISKIADYTPLIIFVTAYDEHAIPAYEVDAIDYILKPFDEKRIKQAIDKIKRIYHGEIVKKFSLQSRAQPEQQKFGRLLAHKGKKLAILKIEDIKYAFVKDGLVFIKAGPDKYTTNLNLSQLEERLTPYFFFRANRTYLVNLNYVKEIVPFFGSTYILQINDNEQNEIPVSRIQTRKLKEIFKL; encoded by the coding sequence ATGGATATAAGAGCGTTAATCGTTGATGATGAGAAACCGGCAAGGGATGAATTGCATTTCATTCTTGAACGAATACCCGAAATAGGGGAAATCTCCGAAGCCAACAATGCCAGTGAAACACTTGAATTGCTTAAAAAGAACGACTATGACATATTGTTTCTTGATATTCATATGCCCGGGATTAACGGCATTGATGCCGCCAAAAAAATAAGCAAAATCGCTGATTACACACCCCTGATAATATTCGTCACGGCATATGACGAACATGCTATTCCCGCCTATGAGGTTGATGCGATAGACTACATTTTAAAACCATTTGATGAAAAAAGAATCAAGCAGGCCATAGATAAAATAAAACGTATTTATCACGGTGAAATTGTCAAGAAATTTTCCCTGCAATCCAGGGCCCAGCCCGAACAGCAGAAATTTGGAAGGCTTCTCGCGCATAAAGGGAAAAAACTTGCCATATTAAAAATAGAAGACATAAAATACGCGTTTGTCAAGGACGGACTGGTATTTATAAAAGCGGGCCCGGATAAATATACGACAAACCTCAACCTGAGCCAGTTGGAAGAACGGTTGACACCGTATTTTTTCTTCAGGGCCAACAGGACATACCTTGTTAACCTCAACTATGTAAAAGAAATAGTGCCGTTTTTCGGCAGCACTTATATTTTACAAATAAATGACAATGAACAAAATGAAATTCCGGTCAGCCGCATCCAGACAAGAAAACTGAAGGAAATTTTTAAACTTTAA
- a CDS encoding DUF2934 domain-containing protein — protein MAKKYNSGEKDLTPEELNQKIREVAYRLYEKRNYINGSEMNDWIEAEKIVKRKKHNHSISFR, from the coding sequence ATGGCAAAAAAATATAATTCTGGAGAGAAGGACCTGACTCCTGAAGAATTAAATCAAAAGATCAGGGAGGTCGCCTATCGTCTTTATGAAAAAAGAAACTACATAAACGGCAGTGAAATGAATGACTGGATTGAAGCAGAGAAGATAGTAAAGAGAAAAAAACATAACCATTCAATATCTTTCAGATAA